CGGATGTTTCATAATAAAAATATCATATCCGCCCCGATAAAATGCAGCGAACGCCATCCGGTTTGCCGTGCCGCCCCAGGACGGAAAATGCACAGACGTCAAGACATTGGTAACCGGCCATTCGTCACCGGAAGAAAATTCATACAAATAGATATTGTTCACACCGCTGCGATTGCTGGTGTAAGCGAGTGTGGCGCCGTCCGGTGAATAAAAGGGAGCGCGCTCCTGGTGTTCACTGCCTGATATTTTTTTCAGCCCCGTTCCATCCGCATTGATTTCATAGATATCAAAATCTTTAAAATCCATATCCATCGGCGGCAGGCTGCCCTGTATTTCGGTATCCACAGCAGGCCTGTCGCTGGCAAAGGCCAGCTTGCCGCCATCGGGCGCCCAGGCCGGTTCCACATTGCTGAACACATCATCTGTAAGTTTTCGCAACACGTCTGTTTCGAGATGATAAACATAGATATCTCCGTGGCCGTTCAGCAAGCCAAGAAACGCAATTTCATCGCCTGCCGGACTCCAGGCGGGATTATAAATTCCATCCATCCCGCAATCAATGCTGCGGACAATATGACCGTTTTCGACATTGACCAAATGCAGTTGATCTTCGGCGCCGGTCTTTGCACTGAATACAATTTTTCGGTCATCCGGGCTCCATGAAATTTGACGCCCGCGAAGCCAATTCAAAGATTCGAGATTACCGGACCTCTGCCCGCGCACCAGTTTTTTGAGAATCTTGCCGTCAATTGTACTGGCCAGGTAAATATCAAAATAATCATCCTTGTCGGAGATAAAAGCCAGCTTGTCCCCCTGATTGCTCATCACCGGACTGGTATTGACAAAATTTCTCCATTCTTCATGTTTGGTAATTTTATCCGCAAATTCATCCGGTTCCTTGCGGTCCGCAATGTCCGGCCAATACTCGCGTTTCAAATATAAATGCCAGCGTTCCGTCAATTCTTCCATGTCAATACCAATAGCCTGTTTTAACGCCCGGTTGAAATCTTTGTTGGCTTTGGCTTTGTAAAGAATTTCACTGATTTTTTCATTTCCATAGGTTTCAGAAATGTATTTCAAAACGGATTGTCCGCCTTTATAAGCCATGTAATAGTTCAGGTTCTGTACCTCCGGCACATAACCGCTCACCGTGGCATCGCGCATAAACATATCACTTTCAATATCCCATCGCCGGCTCTGCCATTCGGCCAGTCCTTCTATCATCCATAACGGCGGCGCAAACTGCATCAGTCCGGATATGATGGACTGTGTTCCGGATCCGTAAAGCATCTGCAGCATCACGGCGTGAGTCAATTCGTGATGAATCACATGCCGGAATTTCTCCCACTCGCCTTCATACGGAAGCACAACACGATTTTTGAAAAATTCAGTAAAGCCTCCAACCGACTCTTCGGGCATTTGAGATGTTACATTGGTTTGAGCAAAATCATTATGACTGTTATAAATAATCAATTTGATCCGGTCGGTCAGCTTGTAGTTCAAGTCCTGCTGCAGCTGAATATAGCTGTTTTCCGCCACGTTTGCGGTAAATTCAGCAATATTATCCCCACCGTCGGTAAAATAAATATCAAAATGCTCAGTTTGCAGATAATGCCAATTGAATGAATCATATTGTACTTTATTTTTACCAAAAAACTGGGCCTGACCCAATCCTGCCATGCTTATCAAAAGTAACAATATGATACAAAGCCTGAGTTTCATTTCGTCTCACTTTCTAATGGATTGATTTCATTTTTCTTATAAATATAAATATGGCAATTCCAACACCTAAAATCAAGATATTAGTGTAAACGTAACAGAATAAAGCCGGTTCCGGGAATTATCACCAACATACATGTTTGACACATTTTTGAATACAGATATTCCGAAAATCTTTGTTTTGCTCAAGTTGTATCCGCTGCTGGACATTGTGAGGGTTTCTGTGCGATTTTGACCCATGGTACATGATAAGCAGTTTTTTA
This genomic window from candidate division KSB1 bacterium contains:
- a CDS encoding BamA/TamA family outer membrane protein → MKLRLCIILLLLISMAGLGQAQFFGKNKVQYDSFNWHYLQTEHFDIYFTDGGDNIAEFTANVAENSYIQLQQDLNYKLTDRIKLIIYNSHNDFAQTNVTSQMPEESVGGFTEFFKNRVVLPYEGEWEKFRHVIHHELTHAVMLQMLYGSGTQSIISGLMQFAPPLWMIEGLAEWQSRRWDIESDMFMRDATVSGYVPEVQNLNYYMAYKGGQSVLKYISETYGNEKISEILYKAKANKDFNRALKQAIGIDMEELTERWHLYLKREYWPDIADRKEPDEFADKITKHEEWRNFVNTSPVMSNQGDKLAFISDKDDYFDIYLASTIDGKILKKLVRGQRSGNLESLNWLRGRQISWSPDDRKIVFSAKTGAEDQLHLVNVENGHIVRSIDCGMDGIYNPAWSPAGDEIAFLGLLNGHGDIYVYHLETDVLRKLTDDVFSNVEPAWAPDGGKLAFASDRPAVDTEIQGSLPPMDMDFKDFDIYEINADGTGLKKISGSEHQERAPFYSPDGATLAYTSNRSGVNNIYLYEFSSGDEWPVTNVLTSVHFPSWGGTANRMAFAAFYRGGYDIFIMKHPFSVGRDEIDIKKTGYVTREKTGQLTLSPIDVQDAPAQELKSRKDTEKKYRNYVFDRDFAQGNLEFDEESVFLDSSEYISDSGDYKVNDYEVKYSTDLVYGNVGYDQYFGTTGYTQIMLSDVLGDHRINVGLNLYGDLKNADYAISYYHLKNKMDIGGGIYHNAYFFYSYQTGWVRDRNYGLSISANLPFSRYKRMSFGTSLRGISRSYMDLPDEVVDEWVDKGYISGKNRYFWLSSLSYTKDNTVWKYTGPMNGTRWGVGVTFSPEIMDYGLDFTTLRADWRHYMPIVRDYTLTLRTAGGVSFGKHAQKFFLGGTSNWINYNYRGGIRVENVEEIYFSSFEMPLRGAPFYALEGTRFLLSNIEFRFPFVRYMQLGFPPIRLGNLRGAAFLDMGLAWDKDESVGFRNDADSFSLFKKAPNGLVRADDLFASIGLGLRVNLGMFLLKVDYAWPTDFYSTESNGNILWSLGADF